Proteins encoded in a region of the Pelmatolapia mariae isolate MD_Pm_ZW linkage group LG6, Pm_UMD_F_2, whole genome shotgun sequence genome:
- the pld6 gene encoding mitochondrial cardiolipin hydrolase isoform X1 has product MVAMWTVKVVSLGVVALSLSLELLFWLFSRRRSERITNKVLFFPSEVACVEHIFSPTLPHSHVCSLPHGVDTSFSRLLRYILSACSSLDLCLFSFSNMDLSRAVLLLHSRGVTIRVLTDKVYSAISGSQIGILRKAGICVRCDVSAVHMHHKFAVVDGRMLITGSLNWTLTAVQSNMENIIITEEPDLVQPFVKEFCRLWGLNDSAQYLSSVTD; this is encoded by the exons ATGGTAGCAATGTGGACAGTAAAGGTGGTCAGCCTGGGAGTGGTGGCCCTCTCCCTCAGTCTGGAGCTGCTCTTTTGGCTCTTCAGTCGTCGCCGGTCTGAAAGAATCACCAATAAGGTCCTCTTCTTCCCCTCAGAGGTGGCTTGTGTGGAGCACATCTTCTCTCCCACGTTACCTCA CTCCCATGTCTGCTCATTGCCTCATGGTGTAGACACCTCATTCTCTCGTCTTCTCCGCTACATCCTGTCTGCTTGCTCTTCTCTGGACTTGTGTCTTTTTTCGTTTTCCAACATGGATCTGAGTagggctgtactactgctgCATAGCAGGGGTGTAACCATCCGAGTCCTCACTGACAAGGTCTACTCGGCCATCAGTGGCTCCCAGATCGGCATCCTCCGCAAAGCCG GGATCTGCGTGCGGTGCGATGTGAGCGCCGTCCACATGCATCACAAGTTTGCAGTGGTGGATGGCCGCATGCTCATCACCGGCTCCCTCAACTGGACGCTGACAGCAGTGCAGAGCAACATGGAGAACATCATCATCACCGAGGAGCCCGACCTGGTTCAGCCTTTCGTCAAGGAGTTCTGCAGGCTATGGGGGCTCAATGATTCGGCCCAGTACCTCAGTTCAGTGACTGATTAG
- the pld6 gene encoding mitochondrial cardiolipin hydrolase isoform X2, whose protein sequence is MWTVKVVSLGVVALSLSLELLFWLFSRRRSERITNKVLFFPSEVACVEHIFSPTLPHSHVCSLPHGVDTSFSRLLRYILSACSSLDLCLFSFSNMDLSRAVLLLHSRGVTIRVLTDKVYSAISGSQIGILRKAGICVRCDVSAVHMHHKFAVVDGRMLITGSLNWTLTAVQSNMENIIITEEPDLVQPFVKEFCRLWGLNDSAQYLSSVTD, encoded by the exons ATGTGGACAGTAAAGGTGGTCAGCCTGGGAGTGGTGGCCCTCTCCCTCAGTCTGGAGCTGCTCTTTTGGCTCTTCAGTCGTCGCCGGTCTGAAAGAATCACCAATAAGGTCCTCTTCTTCCCCTCAGAGGTGGCTTGTGTGGAGCACATCTTCTCTCCCACGTTACCTCA CTCCCATGTCTGCTCATTGCCTCATGGTGTAGACACCTCATTCTCTCGTCTTCTCCGCTACATCCTGTCTGCTTGCTCTTCTCTGGACTTGTGTCTTTTTTCGTTTTCCAACATGGATCTGAGTagggctgtactactgctgCATAGCAGGGGTGTAACCATCCGAGTCCTCACTGACAAGGTCTACTCGGCCATCAGTGGCTCCCAGATCGGCATCCTCCGCAAAGCCG GGATCTGCGTGCGGTGCGATGTGAGCGCCGTCCACATGCATCACAAGTTTGCAGTGGTGGATGGCCGCATGCTCATCACCGGCTCCCTCAACTGGACGCTGACAGCAGTGCAGAGCAACATGGAGAACATCATCATCACCGAGGAGCCCGACCTGGTTCAGCCTTTCGTCAAGGAGTTCTGCAGGCTATGGGGGCTCAATGATTCGGCCCAGTACCTCAGTTCAGTGACTGATTAG
- the LOC134629274 gene encoding transcription elongation factor 1 homolog produces MSYGCWSQRKPFPQNDNVCFQQEQTRFPLCAMGRRKSKRKPPPKKKMTGDLETQFTCPFCNHEKSCDVKMERSRNTGIISCTVCLEEFQTPITYLSEPVDVYSDWIDACEAANQ; encoded by the exons ATGAGTTACGGGTGCTGGAGCCAACGGAAGCCGTTTCCGCAAAACGATAACGTGTGTTTTCAACAAGAACAG ACTCGATTCCCTTTGTGTGCAATGGGTCGTCGCAAATCCAAAAGAAAGCCTCCTCCAAAGAAGAAGATGACGGGGGATCTGGAAACTCAGTTCACATGTCCTTTCTGCAACCACGAGAAGTCATGTGATGTCAAAAT GGAGAGAAGCAGAAACACTGGGATAATATCATGTACAGTCTGCTTGGAGGAGTTCCAGACCCCCATTACCT ATCTGTCAGAGCCAGTTGATGTGTATAGTGATTGGATAGACGCCTGTGAAGCAGCCAATCAATAG